The Puntigrus tetrazona isolate hp1 chromosome 3, ASM1883169v1, whole genome shotgun sequence genome contains a region encoding:
- the si:dkey-16l2.16 gene encoding ras-related protein Rab-35, with the protein MAGKDYHHLFKLLIIGDSNVGKSSLLLRFADNSFSGSYITTIGVDFKIRTVEIDGERVKLQIWDTAGQERFRTITSTYYRNTHGVIIVYDVTNPESFVNVKRWLNEISQNCDNVCKILVGNKNDDPSKKAVETQEALRFGESVGVRLFETSAKENINVEEMFMAFTHMVLRAKKQSQSRAEREREREKDTVHINSHRDRERRKKGKKCC; encoded by the exons ATGGCAGGAAAAGACTACCATCATCTCTTCAAGTTGCTCATCATTGGTGACTCCA ATGTAGGGAAAAGCAGTTTGCTCCTACGATTCGCAGACAACTCATTCTCTG GCAGTTACATAACTACTATTGGAGTTGACTTTAAGATTCGCACGGTAGAGATAGATGGCGAAAGAGTTAAACTCCAGATCTGGGACACTGCAGGGCAGGAAAGGTTCAGGACCATCACCTCGAC GTATTACAGAAACACTCATGGTGTCATCATCGTTTACGATGTTACAAATCCTGAATCGTTTGTCAACGTGAAAAGATGGTTAAACGAGATATCACAGAACTGTGACAATGTCTGCAAAATTTtag TTGGAAACAAGAATGATGATCCTTCTAAAAAAGCTGTGGAAACTCAAGAAGCTCTGCGCTTTGGAGAATCAGTTGGTGTGAGGTTATTTGAGACAAGTGCTAAAGAGAATATCAATGTAGAAGAG ATGTTCATGGCTTTCACTCACATGGTCCTTCGGGCCAAGAAACAGAGCCAGAGtcgagcagagagagagagggagagagaaaaggacaCTGTCCATATAAATTCGCACAGGGACAGAGAAAGGAGGAAGAAAGGGAAGAAATGCTGTTAG
- the thoc6 gene encoding THO complex subunit 6 homolog, with translation MGPVELLHMSVFSQSFSPCGRFLAAGNNYGEIAVFSLSAALSPDASEGSQKPILNFTAHDGPVFTLLSTDTHLLSAGNGEISAWSWAELIKKSTKAAWTRKPSYETSLEIPEINAMIINPRDNSLVVGGGDNNIHIMDMETGIFKSALKGHTDYIHCLCFKEREGEILSGGEDGAVRIWDSRTNRPVHCIEVFKYEECARPQYGKWISCLATDSDWMLCGGGPSLSLWHLRSMSPTSVFPLPGCQREAVFHQDLIMSVGEGPYVSHCLHGGTVKAQIPCTPSSLNTMALNLKNTEHRVMTVGGSSHQIDVFTNFSYRAFSLSF, from the exons ATGGGTCCAGTTGAG CTGCTGCATATGTCCGTGTTCTCTCAGAGTTTCTCTCCATGTGGTCGTTTCCTTGCAGCGGGTAACAACTATGGAGAGATCGCGGTGTTCAG TCTTTCAGCTGCACTGAGTCCAGATGCTTCAGAGGGCAGCCAGAAGCCCATCCTTAACTTCACTG CTCACGATGGTCCGGTGTTCACTCTTCTCTCCACGGACACTCATCTCCTGAGTGCTGGGAACGGAGAGATCAGTGCCTGGAGCTGGGCAGAGCTAATCAAAAAA AGCACCAAAGCTGCATGGACAAGAAAACCCAGTTATGA GACTAGTCTTGAAATACCAGAGATCAATGCAATGATCATTAACCCAAGG GACAACAGCTTGGTAGTTGGAGGAGGTGACAATAACATTCACATCATGGACATGGAGACTGGCATCTTTAAG TCTGCACTAAAAGGCCACACCGACTACATCCACTGCCTGTGCTTTAAAGAAAGGGAAGGGGAGATCCTCTCTGGTGGGGAAGATGGTGCTGTGAGGATATGGG ACTCCCGAACAAATCGCCCAGTTCACTGTATTGAAGTTTTCAAATATGAG GAATGCGCACGCCCCCAGTATGGGAAGTGGATAAGCTGTCTTGCTACGGACTCTGATTGGATG CTCTGTGGTGGAGGCCCATCGCTCTCATTATGGCACCTCCGTTCCATGTCCCCCACCTCTGTGTTCCCTTTGCCCGGCTGTCAAAGGGAAGCTGTCTTTCACCAGGACCTG ATCATGTCAGTAGGCGAGGGGCCGTATGTGTCCCACTGTTTACATGGAGGGACAGTGAAAGCTCAGATTCCCTGCACTCCTTCCTCACTCAACACAATGGCTCTCAATCTCAAAAACACTGAACACAGG GTTATGACAGTAGGGGGCAGCAGTCATCAAATTGATGTGTTTACCAACTTCAGTTACAGAGCCTTTTCTCTGTCATTTTGA